One part of the Thermoanaerobaculum aquaticum genome encodes these proteins:
- a CDS encoding tetracycline resistance MFS efflux pump, whose protein sequence is MSRRVLTVLFAVVFMDLVGFGMVIPLLPLYAEQYAPPPWVFGLLLASYSAMQFVFSPILGALSDRWGRRPVLLVSLAGSAVGYLLFGLADSLAMLFASRVVAGIAGGNVATAQAVIADVTPPEERAKGMGLIGAAFGLGFVAGPALAGLLLSFSPRLPGLAAAAFSAVAWLSAFRALPETRKPGQEAVVRRVPLAGARGLGGLLVVGFLTVTAWAAFEVTFAQFLHARFALPAARVAWLFAYVGLLAVLVQGFLVRKIPGRVPPKVLVVAGLGLVALGLGLLVGATTVPTVLLVLPLLALGQGLVSPALSSWVSRQSPAAAQGEALGAFQGVGSLARIVGPITGQLVLGHWGVTGVPLVTGLLALAGLAVALLLPAGR, encoded by the coding sequence CTTTTTGCCGTGGTGTTTATGGATTTGGTGGGTTTTGGCATGGTCATCCCGCTTTTGCCCCTCTACGCCGAGCAGTACGCCCCTCCCCCTTGGGTTTTCGGTTTGCTTTTGGCCAGCTACTCGGCCATGCAGTTTGTCTTTTCCCCGATCCTGGGAGCGCTTTCGGACCGCTGGGGGCGAAGGCCGGTGCTGCTGGTGTCGCTGGCCGGCTCGGCCGTGGGCTACCTTCTCTTTGGCCTGGCCGATTCCTTGGCCATGCTGTTTGCGTCCCGGGTGGTGGCGGGGATTGCCGGGGGGAACGTGGCCACCGCCCAAGCGGTGATTGCCGATGTCACGCCTCCCGAGGAACGCGCCAAGGGCATGGGGCTCATTGGCGCGGCGTTTGGTTTGGGGTTCGTGGCTGGCCCGGCCTTGGCCGGGCTTTTGCTGAGCTTTTCCCCTCGGTTGCCGGGCCTGGCGGCCGCGGCTTTCTCGGCGGTGGCCTGGCTTTCGGCGTTCCGGGCTTTGCCGGAAACCCGCAAGCCGGGGCAGGAAGCGGTCGTTCGGCGTGTGCCCCTGGCCGGGGCTCGGGGTTTGGGTGGTCTTTTGGTGGTGGGGTTTTTGACCGTTACCGCCTGGGCCGCCTTTGAGGTGACCTTTGCCCAGTTCCTCCACGCCCGCTTCGCGCTTCCCGCGGCGCGGGTGGCCTGGCTTTTCGCTTACGTGGGGCTTTTGGCGGTGCTGGTGCAGGGTTTTCTGGTGAGGAAGATTCCCGGGCGCGTTCCTCCCAAAGTGTTGGTGGTGGCCGGCCTGGGGTTGGTAGCTCTGGGGCTGGGTTTGCTGGTGGGCGCCACAACCGTGCCCACGGTGCTTCTGGTGCTGCCGCTTCTGGCCTTGGGGCAGGGCCTGGTCAGCCCGGCGCTGTCCTCCTGGGTTTCCCGACAAAGCCCGGCCGCAGCGCAGGGGGAAGCCCTGGGGGCTTTTCAAGGCGTGGGCTCGCTGGCCCGCATCGTGGGGCCGATCACCGGTCAGCTGGTGCTGGGTCACTGGGGAGTGACCGGGGTTCCCCTGGTTACCGGTCTTTTGGCCCTTGCTGGTTTGGCGGTGGCTTTGCTCTTGCCCGCAGGTCGTTAA
- a CDS encoding sulfide/dihydroorotate dehydrogenase-like FAD/NAD-binding protein: MFQILKKESLAPQFKRYVIAAPEIARKHRAGQFVLVMLHEHGERIPLTIAGSDKEAGTITLVVQEVGKTTMEMGLMEEGDCLYAVVGPLGTPTHVERWGTVVCVGGGAGIAPLLPIAKAMKEAGNRVLSILGGRSRDLVILREEMAALSEEMWITTDDGSLGRKGLVTHALADVLASERPDYVVAVGPAVMMKAAAEMTRPLAIPTLCSLNTIMVDGTGMCGGCRVLVGGQPKFVCVDGPEFDAHQVDFDLLIKRLRTYLPQEQLAKQRFLESHQCVALEAAGGRV, from the coding sequence ATGTTCCAAATCCTCAAAAAAGAAAGCCTGGCGCCGCAGTTTAAGCGTTACGTTATTGCCGCACCGGAAATTGCCCGCAAACACCGAGCCGGGCAGTTTGTGCTGGTGATGCTCCACGAACACGGGGAACGCATCCCCCTCACCATTGCCGGCTCCGATAAGGAGGCCGGCACCATTACCTTGGTGGTGCAGGAGGTGGGGAAGACCACCATGGAAATGGGGCTCATGGAGGAGGGGGACTGCCTGTACGCGGTGGTGGGTCCTTTGGGGACGCCCACCCATGTGGAACGGTGGGGCACGGTGGTGTGCGTGGGAGGGGGGGCCGGAATTGCGCCGCTGCTGCCCATTGCCAAGGCCATGAAGGAGGCCGGCAACCGCGTTCTCTCGATTTTGGGTGGCCGCAGCCGCGACCTGGTCATCCTGCGAGAGGAGATGGCGGCGCTCTCGGAAGAAATGTGGATTACCACCGACGACGGGTCCCTGGGTCGAAAGGGGCTCGTCACTCACGCCCTTGCTGACGTCTTGGCTAGCGAGCGGCCGGACTACGTGGTGGCGGTGGGCCCGGCGGTGATGATGAAGGCGGCGGCGGAAATGACCCGGCCGCTGGCCATCCCCACCCTTTGCTCTCTCAACACCATCATGGTTGACGGCACGGGGATGTGCGGCGGCTGCCGGGTGCTGGTGGGAGGACAGCCCAAATTCGTGTGCGTGGATGGGCCGGAGTTTGATGCCCATCAGGTGGATTTTGATTTGCTCATCAAGCGCTTGCGCACCTACCTGCCGCAAGAGCAACTGGCCAAGCAACGGTTTTTGGAAAGCCATCAGTGTGTGGCCCTTGAAGCGGCCGGGGGGAGGGTTTAA